A window of Panicum virgatum strain AP13 chromosome 8K, P.virgatum_v5, whole genome shotgun sequence contains these coding sequences:
- the LOC120645995 gene encoding uncharacterized protein LOC120645995 → MPNGIIEKLTSLEQLQIKPVDVDKSRDPFVKELGNLSELRVLRINNNEPNVEESMWQSDLLQSVGNLHKLQILILDGWFIRPEQQLDKDAWDAAVLPRHLRHLILPSVWFYRMPSCIKASNLPSLSHLFLNVYDMDEEGLRILGGLQELRYLYLTTPSTVTLTNIVADRCFQKLRSCLFDNSTIHIELHEDTSSVSLRIWNGSDDVTLSSGSKKDGFRVAAPAVMPNLEVLDFKVQVRGLMHNNRICDNLGLEHLTWLKKVKVRLWCDGSFADDVEKEKAALRHAVEEHPNQPTLEIHFME, encoded by the coding sequence ATGCCAAACGGGATAATAGAGAAACTGACATCCTTAGAGCAGTTGCAGATAAAACCTGTGGACGTTGACAAGTCCAGGGATCCATTTGTGAAGGAGCTGGGCAATCTGAGTGAGCTCAGGGTGCTCAGGATCAATAACAATGAACCGAATGTTGAGGAGAGCATGTGGCAATCAGATCTGTTGCAATCTGTAGGCAACCTCCACAAGCTGCAAATCCTAATACTGGACGGTTGGTTCATTAGACCTGAACAGCaattggataaagatgcatgGGATGCAGCAGTGCTCCCACGGCATCTCCGGCATTTGATTCTGCCAAGTGTGTGGTTTTATAGGATGCCATCTTGCATCAAGGCATCAAATCTCCCCTCCCTTTCCCACTTGTTCCTGAATGTGTATGATATGGATGAGGAGGGTCTGAGAATATTGGGTGGATTGCAAGAGCTCCGTTACCTCTACCTGACAACGCCATCCACGGTAACGCTAACCAACATTGTCGCTGATCGCTGCTTCCAGAAGTTGAGATCATGCTTGTTTGATAATTCAACTATCCACATTGAACTCCATGAGGATACAAGCAGCGTTTCATTGCGTATCTGGAATGGAAGTGATGATGTGACCTTATCTTCTGGATCTAAAAAGGATGGTTTCAGAGTAGCAGCACCGGCTGTTATGCCAAACCTTGAAGTGCTGGATTTTAAGGTCCAGGTGAGGGGCTTAATGCATAACAATAGGATCTGTGACAATCTCGGTCTGGAGCACCTCACTTGGCTTAAGAAAGTTAAAGTTCGTCTATGGTGTGATGGTtcctttgctgatgatgtggagaaggagaaggctgcGCTGAGACACGCAGTTGAAGAACATCCCAACCAGCCCACACTCGAAATCCACTTTATGGAATGA